One region of Azoarcus sp. CIB genomic DNA includes:
- a CDS encoding TRZ/ATZ family hydrolase — MSQPADLVINARWIIPVEPADVTLEHHAVAIQGGTIIDLLPQDLARTRYRANRTVNLPDHVLIPGLVNLHAHSPMALMRGIADDLPLMRWLQEAIWPAEGKYVSSTFVREGTLLAIAEMLRGGITTCNEMYFHPDSAAAAFDLLGMRAVIGLTTLEFPTPYASDADDYLRKGLAARDAWHDHPLIGFALAPHAPYTVSDATFIRIATLAAELDIPIHMHIHETAQEVTDSIAQYGKRPLARLAGLDLLGDNFIGVHAVHLDDSDIELLQRHRCSVAHCPTSNMKLASGIAPVARLLTAGIRTGLGTDGAASNNRLDLIQEIRHASLLAKVSTLDATAVPAHSALRMATLNGAQALGLGDRIGSIETGKAADLCAVALDTFETRPCFNPASHLVHVAGREHVSHVWVAGEIRVDKGNTVLQLNDTELLGFAALWQTRLSN; from the coding sequence GTGAGCCAACCCGCCGATCTCGTGATCAACGCACGCTGGATCATTCCCGTCGAACCGGCGGACGTAACGCTCGAACACCACGCAGTGGCCATCCAGGGCGGAACGATCATCGACCTGCTCCCCCAGGATCTCGCGCGCACCCGTTATCGGGCGAACCGGACGGTCAACCTGCCTGATCACGTGCTCATCCCGGGCCTGGTGAACCTCCACGCGCACAGCCCCATGGCCCTGATGCGCGGCATCGCCGACGACCTTCCCCTGATGCGCTGGCTGCAGGAGGCCATCTGGCCCGCCGAGGGGAAATACGTCTCGAGCACCTTCGTCCGCGAAGGCACCCTACTGGCGATTGCCGAGATGCTGCGCGGCGGCATCACCACCTGCAATGAAATGTACTTCCACCCCGATTCCGCAGCAGCCGCCTTCGACCTGCTCGGCATGCGCGCCGTCATCGGCCTCACGACGCTCGAATTCCCGACGCCCTATGCCAGCGACGCCGATGACTACCTGCGCAAGGGCCTTGCCGCACGGGACGCATGGCACGACCATCCGCTGATCGGCTTCGCGCTCGCGCCGCATGCCCCCTACACCGTCTCCGATGCCACCTTCATTCGCATCGCGACGCTTGCGGCGGAACTCGACATCCCGATTCACATGCATATCCACGAGACCGCACAGGAAGTCACGGACTCCATCGCGCAATACGGCAAGCGTCCGCTGGCGCGACTCGCCGGACTCGATCTCCTCGGCGACAATTTCATCGGCGTGCATGCAGTCCATCTGGACGACTCCGACATCGAATTGCTGCAGCGTCACCGCTGCAGCGTCGCGCACTGCCCCACCTCGAACATGAAACTCGCCAGCGGCATCGCACCCGTCGCAAGGCTGCTGACAGCGGGCATCCGGACCGGCCTCGGCACCGACGGCGCCGCAAGCAACAACCGCCTCGATCTCATTCAGGAGATCCGGCACGCGAGCCTGCTGGCCAAGGTATCGACGCTCGACGCCACGGCCGTCCCGGCACACTCCGCATTGCGCATGGCCACCCTGAACGGCGCACAGGCCCTTGGTCTCGGAGACCGCATCGGCTCCATTGAGACCGGAAAGGCGGCCGATCTGTGCGCCGTCGCTCTCGACACCTTCGAAACCCGCCCCTGCTTCAACCCCGCGTCCCATCTGGTGCACGTGGCGGGCCGCGAACATGTCTCGCACGTGTGGGTTGCGGGCGAGATCCGCGTGGATAAAGGGAATACAGTGTTGCAATTAAACGACACGGAATTGCTTGGGTTTGCCGCGCTGTGGCAAACTAGGCTTAGTAACTGA
- a CDS encoding OmpA family protein: protein MTKQTKKQMFALAAIASIGLSASTVFAQVKDVVVDGKGEIPYLIDGRNVVARSGTGLCWRTGYWSPAAAATAMAGQLPVGCECDSDIVPKDKCGAPAPAATPTAAPAPAATPKPTADKIKLSADALFDFDKAVLKPEGKTKLDDLAAKAKGIKLEVILAVGHTDRLGSDSYNQKLSERRANAVKTYLVSKGIEANRVYTEGKGERQPVTGKTCSDKQSRKKLIECLQPDRRVEIELVGTK, encoded by the coding sequence ATGACCAAACAGACCAAAAAGCAGATGTTCGCACTGGCCGCCATCGCCTCGATCGGCCTCTCCGCATCCACTGTCTTTGCCCAGGTAAAAGACGTCGTGGTGGATGGCAAGGGTGAAATCCCCTACCTGATCGACGGCCGCAACGTCGTCGCCCGCAGCGGCACCGGCCTGTGCTGGCGCACTGGCTACTGGAGCCCGGCAGCTGCCGCCACCGCAATGGCCGGCCAACTGCCGGTCGGCTGCGAGTGCGACAGCGACATCGTTCCGAAGGACAAGTGCGGCGCACCGGCTCCGGCCGCGACTCCGACTGCAGCCCCGGCTCCCGCCGCCACGCCGAAGCCCACGGCTGACAAGATCAAGCTGTCTGCCGACGCCCTGTTCGACTTCGACAAGGCCGTGCTGAAGCCGGAAGGCAAAACCAAGCTTGACGACCTCGCCGCCAAGGCCAAGGGCATCAAGCTTGAAGTGATCCTCGCCGTCGGCCACACCGACCGCCTGGGCTCCGACTCCTACAACCAGAAGCTGTCCGAGCGCCGCGCCAACGCCGTGAAGACCTACCTGGTCAGCAAGGGCATCGAAGCCAACCGCGTCTACACCGAAGGCAAGGGCGAGCGTCAGCCGGTGACCGGCAAGACCTGCTCGGACAAGCAGAGCCGCAAGAAACTGATCGAGTGCCTGCAGCCCGATCGTCGCGTGGAAATCGAACTGGTCGGCACGAAGTAA
- the ubiG gene encoding bifunctional 2-polyprenyl-6-hydroxyphenol methylase/3-demethylubiquinol 3-O-methyltransferase UbiG — translation MNTNADPAELQKFSDLAHRWWDPTSEFKPLHEINPLRLRWIDGHAGLAGKRVLDVGCGGGILSESMAALGAQVTGIDLSDKALGVARLHLFESGNKVDYQHCSAEEFASRHPGEFDVVTCMEMLEHVPDPASTVAACAGLVKPGGQVFFSTLNRNFKSYLFAVVGAEYILNMLPRGTHEYAKFIKPSELARFCRNAGLESAELLGMSYNPLTQTYSLGQDTSVNYMLQTQREA, via the coding sequence ATGAATACCAACGCCGACCCGGCCGAACTGCAAAAATTCAGCGACCTCGCGCACCGCTGGTGGGATCCCACGTCCGAATTCAAGCCCCTGCACGAAATCAACCCCCTGCGACTGCGCTGGATTGATGGCCATGCGGGCCTCGCCGGCAAGCGCGTTCTCGACGTCGGCTGCGGAGGCGGCATTCTGTCGGAAAGCATGGCGGCACTCGGAGCGCAGGTCACGGGGATCGATCTGTCCGACAAGGCACTGGGCGTGGCGCGCCTGCACTTGTTCGAATCGGGCAACAAGGTGGATTACCAGCACTGCAGCGCCGAGGAGTTTGCCTCCCGACATCCTGGCGAATTCGACGTCGTGACGTGCATGGAGATGCTTGAGCACGTACCGGACCCTGCCAGCACCGTCGCTGCCTGCGCTGGACTCGTCAAACCGGGCGGCCAGGTCTTTTTCTCCACCCTCAACCGCAACTTCAAGTCCTATCTGTTCGCCGTCGTCGGCGCGGAATACATCCTGAACATGCTCCCCCGCGGGACGCACGAGTACGCAAAGTTCATCAAACCGTCGGAACTTGCGCGCTTTTGCAGGAACGCTGGACTGGAAAGCGCAGAGCTCTTGGGGATGAGCTACAACCCCCTCACCCAGACCTATTCCCTGGGACAGGATACCAGCGTGAATTACATGCTTCAGACGCAACGCGAAGCCTGA